In Candidatus Krumholzibacteriia bacterium, a genomic segment contains:
- a CDS encoding HDIG domain-containing protein, giving the protein MPLKHFKRDKAEKDGWLSPVFLLKIRNVSLGLGFLLALLFLFPTVAPVPRYDYQLDQVTGSGEEVIAPIDFQLPVEAQRLAEQRAQASMEVAPEYRRDDKLAIQTRESLVQLEARIEEFLHPDSLNLASMVSDSISQDAWAMAGMEAHYPSLPPQTLFFLLDSGSHVDLIEEVAEVCDNLYQQGILNTRSPLNDGLGRKSAFALLGENKLRDASRILDQDQLDDYLAKLCLSFRSWQEEQRDVFRVVARSHLRPNLLYAEMDTELKKEEARSRVPDHSLIRKGVRILGPNVQVTQEHLDQLDALQEQLGFQPRSRWQSFSLILARIAMILFLSFLAIRFLLIYQPGFLGQSRRVFFFVTLILAFMTVSRFALQVEGSGEFLIPVVFVAMLVAGLYDSILAMVVTLFSLVLLVALAPFSPGALLVSLLAGGATIFSMQRMRDRLQFYRSILYVGIAYVLAISALELGRVPFPQMLSHWGYGVANGLICAWLVVPLMPLMERFFDLTTDFKLLELTDLNRPILKRMKVEAPGTFQHSMVVSNLAEAAADEIGANALLAKVCAYYHDIGKLKKPEYYAENQGGQKNPHDKLSPNMSALIIGAHVKEGLDTADKISLPSVVKNGIPEHHGTTIMKFFLHRAREQDPHGQVKEDDFRYPGPKPSSPETAVLMLADTVEAMARSLDDPTAAKIRSQVKLAIETRLQDGQLEQCGLSIEDLAKIRESFITTLLSIYHPRIRYPSDPEVPMEERAGEGSD; this is encoded by the coding sequence CGGGATAAGGCGGAGAAGGATGGCTGGCTGTCGCCGGTCTTTCTTCTGAAGATCCGCAATGTGTCGCTTGGTCTGGGCTTTCTGCTTGCGCTTCTCTTTCTCTTTCCGACGGTGGCCCCGGTTCCTCGGTACGACTATCAACTCGATCAGGTGACCGGTTCCGGGGAAGAGGTCATTGCCCCGATTGATTTCCAGCTTCCTGTCGAAGCCCAGAGGCTCGCCGAGCAGAGGGCGCAGGCATCGATGGAGGTGGCTCCCGAGTACCGCAGGGATGATAAACTGGCGATCCAGACCCGGGAATCCCTGGTGCAACTGGAAGCAAGGATTGAGGAATTTCTCCATCCCGATTCCCTGAATCTGGCCAGCATGGTTTCCGACTCTATTTCTCAGGATGCCTGGGCCATGGCAGGGATGGAGGCTCATTATCCGAGCCTTCCTCCCCAGACTCTCTTCTTTCTTCTTGATAGTGGGAGTCATGTCGATCTCATTGAGGAAGTGGCGGAGGTTTGTGACAATCTCTACCAACAGGGAATCCTGAACACGAGGAGTCCCCTGAACGATGGCCTCGGGCGAAAGAGCGCCTTCGCCCTTTTGGGAGAGAACAAGCTTCGGGATGCCTCAAGGATCCTGGATCAGGATCAACTGGATGACTATCTGGCAAAACTGTGTCTCTCCTTTCGTTCCTGGCAAGAGGAGCAGCGGGATGTTTTCCGTGTCGTGGCTCGTTCCCACCTTCGTCCCAATCTTCTTTATGCGGAGATGGACACCGAACTGAAGAAGGAGGAAGCCCGCAGCCGCGTACCGGATCACTCCCTGATTCGAAAGGGGGTTCGGATTCTCGGCCCCAATGTGCAGGTCACCCAGGAGCACCTCGATCAACTAGATGCCCTGCAGGAGCAGTTGGGCTTCCAGCCCAGAAGCCGCTGGCAGAGTTTCTCGCTGATCCTTGCCCGGATTGCGATGATTCTCTTTCTCTCCTTTCTTGCAATCCGTTTCTTGCTGATCTATCAGCCCGGGTTTCTCGGTCAGAGCCGCCGCGTCTTTTTCTTTGTGACTCTGATTCTGGCCTTCATGACCGTCAGCCGCTTTGCCCTGCAGGTGGAGGGGAGTGGTGAGTTCCTGATCCCCGTGGTCTTTGTTGCCATGCTGGTGGCCGGTCTCTATGACTCCATCCTCGCAATGGTGGTGACACTCTTTTCCCTTGTTCTTCTGGTGGCCCTTGCGCCCTTCTCGCCGGGAGCTTTGCTGGTGAGTCTCCTCGCAGGAGGAGCCACGATTTTCTCCATGCAGAGAATGCGCGACCGGCTCCAGTTCTACCGTAGCATTCTCTATGTCGGCATTGCCTATGTCCTTGCGATTTCCGCGCTGGAGCTGGGAAGGGTTCCTTTCCCCCAAATGCTGTCCCACTGGGGTTATGGTGTCGCGAATGGACTCATTTGCGCCTGGCTGGTAGTTCCGCTTATGCCGCTGATGGAGCGTTTCTTTGATCTGACCACGGACTTCAAGCTGCTGGAACTGACCGACCTGAACCGGCCCATCCTCAAACGCATGAAGGTGGAGGCTCCCGGTACTTTTCAGCACAGCATGGTTGTCAGTAATCTGGCGGAGGCCGCAGCCGACGAGATCGGAGCCAATGCCCTGCTCGCCAAGGTCTGCGCCTACTACCACGATATCGGGAAACTGAAGAAGCCGGAATATTACGCGGAGAATCAGGGGGGGCAGAAGAACCCCCATGACAAGCTCAGTCCGAACATGAGTGCCCTCATTATCGGAGCTCATGTCAAGGAGGGTCTCGATACGGCGGACAAGATCAGTTTGCCCAGCGTGGTGAAGAACGGGATTCCCGAACACCACGGGACTACGATCATGAAGTTCTTCCTTCACCGCGCCCGGGAACAGGATCCCCATGGGCAGGTGAAGGAGGATGATTTCCGCTACCCCGGCCCGAAGCCTTCCAGCCCTGAAACCGCAGTTCTCATGCTGGCTGACACGGTGGAAGCCATGGCCCGCAGTCTTGATGACCCGACGGCGGCCAAGATCCGAAGCCAGGTCAAACTGGCCATCGAGACCCGCCTGCAGGACGGCCAACTGGAACAATGCGGCTTGAGCATCGAGGATCTTGCAAAGATCCGGGAGAGTTTCATCACGACATTGCTCAGCATCTATCATCCGAGGATTCGCTACCCATCCGACCCGGAAGTTCCGATGGAGGAAAGAGCCGGGGAGGGTTCAGACTGA